One region of Brassica napus cultivar Da-Ae chromosome A10, Da-Ae, whole genome shotgun sequence genomic DNA includes:
- the LOC125578958 gene encoding uncharacterized protein LOC125578958: MWKKLLKLRPLARELSKMEVNSGSTASFWFDRWSQLGVLINLTGGSGCLRLGISMSATVENVVNTYRRRRLRNPVLMQILSEILNLQELGLRQCDDTYLWMRENGEFRPGFMTSQTWNLIRVHAPRVFWFKGIWFKEATPKFSFLSWLAVHNRLSTGDGLLRWNPQAISTCWLCSAALETRDHLLF; the protein is encoded by the coding sequence ATGTGGAAGAAGCTTCTCAAGCTTAGACCCCTGGCTAGGGAGCTGTCAAAAATGGAAGTAAATAGTGGTTCGACGGCGTCTTTCTGGTTTGATAGGTGGTCTCAATTGGGAGTCTTGATTAATCTAACAGGAGGTAGTGGTTGTCTAAGGCTTGGTATCTCGATGAGTGCAACAGTCGAGAATGTAGTGAACACTTACCGAAGGCGTAGACTCAGGAATCCCGTCTTGATGCAAATTCTGAGTGAGATTCTCAACCTTCAAGAGCTAGGACTTCGTCAGTGTGATGATACTTATCTCTGGATGCGCGAAAATGGGGAGTTTAGACCGGGTTTTATGACGTCTCAAACTTGGAACCTAATTAGAGTACATGCTCCTCGTGTTTTTTGGTTCAAGGGGATTTGGTTCAAAGAGGCTACTCCTAAATTCTCCTTTCTCAGTTGGTTAGCAGTCCACAACAGGTTATCGACTGGAGATGGGTTGCTCAGGTGGAACCCTCAAGCAATTTCTACTTGCTGGCTGTGTAGTGCTGCCTTGGAAACCCGTGATCACCTATTGTTTTAG
- the LOC106411453 gene encoding uncharacterized protein slr0889-like isoform X3 has protein sequence MATILSILGSSYQYLHWLQGLSSMVCNLRVSLFKDAKKQEQMWESQHEQAADKIYFMCSDLGGFFLKIAQLLAKPDMAPAAWVRKLVTLCDQAPATPFDAVQRVLEKELGQTIDEIFETFDEKPLGSASIAQVHKARVKGNKMDVVVKVQHPGIERLMMTDIRNLQLFALYVQRTDIKFDLYSITKEMETQIGYEFDFKREANAMERIRHFLYENNKKSPVIVPRVLRDTVTKKVLVMEYINGIPILSLGDEMARRGINPHGKVAEAAKQNILNSLSRAYGQMILKSGFFHADPHPGNILICNGPEVALLDYGQVKELPDNLRLGYANLVIDIADNNASRVAQSFRELGLHTVAKCENEQQELLRLAQTLFDTKMPAGQTVLQPFADDSSIKKIAVEAFPEELFSVLRTVVLLRGLSVGMGVNYSCAEQWRSMAEEALLASGRLTRDVKGTSRRRASLRSLRAGR, from the exons ATGGCAACGATCCTTTCAATTCTGGGTTCGAGCTACCAATATCTACACTGGTTACAAGGTCTCTCTTCGATG GTGTGCAACCTTCGAGTGAGTTTGTTTAAAGATGCGAAGAAACAGGAGCAAATGTGGGAGAGCCAACACGAGCAAGCTGCTGACAAAATCTACTTTATGTGTTCTGATCTTGGTGGATTCTTCCTTAAG ATTGCTCAACTTTTAGCAAAACCTGACATGGCTCCAGCTGCGTGGGTGAGAAAGCTTGTCACATTGTGTGATCAAGCTCCCGCGACGCCATTCGATGCGGTTCAACGTGTTCTGGAGAAGGAGTTAGGCCAAACCATTGATGAAATCTTCGAAACGTTTGATGAAAAGCCTCTTGGCTCCGCTTCTATTGCTCAG GTTCACAAAGCAAGAGTCAAGGGTAACAAGATGGATGTTGTTGTAAAG GTTCAACATCCTGGCATCGAGAGGTTGATGATGACAGATATAAGAAACTTGCAACTATTCGCCTTATACGTGCAGAGAACTGATATCAAATTTGACCTGTACTCTATAACAAAGGAAATGGAGACACAG ATTGGTTATGAATTTGACTTCAAAAGAGAGGCTAATGCAATGGAAAGAATTCGACATTTTCTATATGAGAACAACAAGAAGTCTCCTGTTATAGTTCCAAGGGTTCTGCGAGATACAGTGACTAA GAAGGTTCTGGTGATGGAATACATTAATGGGATTCCGATCCTGAGCCTTGGAGATGAGATGGCTAGAAGAGGGATAAATCCTCATGGTAAGGTTGCAGAGGCAGCAAAGCA GAATATACTTAACAGTTTATCCCGTGCATATGGCCAAATGATACTGAAAAGTGGTTTCTTTCATGCCGATCCACATCCTGGAAACATCTTGATTTGTAATGGTCCAGAG GTTGCACTGCTAGACTATGGGCAAGTGAAGGAACTCCCTGACAACTTGAGACTTGGTTATGCGAATTTGGTCATTGACATTGCTGATAACAATGCTTCACGAGTAGCACAGAGCTTTAG GGAACTTGGTTTGCATACGGTAGCCAAGTGTGAGAACGAGCAGCAAGAACTTCTACGTTTAGCACAAACACTTTTTGATACAAAGATGCCAGCTGGTCAGACAGTATTGCAACCTTTCGCAGATGACTCCTCGATTAAAAAGATAGCTGTTGAG GCATTTCCGGAGGAACTGTTCTCTGTTCTACGTACTGTAGTACTGTTAAGAGGACTCAGTGTTGGGATGGGAGTTAACTATTCTTGTGCAGAACAGTGGAGATCGATGGCTGAAGAAGCTTTACTTGCATCTGGAAGATTGACAAGAG ATGTAAAAGGAACATCTCGGAGACGGGCCTCTCTTCGAAGCCTGCGTGCAGGACGCTAG
- the LOC106411453 gene encoding uncharacterized protein slr0889-like isoform X2 — MNGFDFKEIQEKISDSFRPWQRSFQFWVRATNIYTGYKVCNLRVSLFKDAKKQEQMWESQHEQAADKIYFMCSDLGGFFLKIAQLLAKPDMAPAAWVRKLVTLCDQAPATPFDAVQRVLEKELGQTIDEIFETFDEKPLGSASIAQKARVKGNKMDVVVKVQHPGIERLMMTDIRNLQLFALYVQRTDIKFDLYSITKEMETQIGYEFDFKREANAMERIRHFLYENNKKSPVIVPRVLRDTVTKKVLVMEYINGIPILSLGDEMARRGINPHGKVAEAAKQNILNSLSRAYGQMILKSGFFHADPHPGNILICNGPEVALLDYGQVKELPDNLRLGYANLVIDIADNNASRVAQSFRELGLHTVAKCENEQQELLRLAQTLFDTKMPAGQTVLQPFADDSSIKKIAVEAFPEELFSVLRTVVLLRGLSVGMGVNYSCAEQWRSMAEEALLASGRLTRDVKGTSRRRASLRSLRAGR, encoded by the exons ATGAATGGGTTCGATTTCAAAGAGATTCAGGAGAAGATCTCCGACAGCTTTCGTCCATGGCAACGATCCTTTCAATTCTGGGTTCGAGCTACCAATATCTACACTGGTTACAAG GTGTGCAACCTTCGAGTGAGTTTGTTTAAAGATGCGAAGAAACAGGAGCAAATGTGGGAGAGCCAACACGAGCAAGCTGCTGACAAAATCTACTTTATGTGTTCTGATCTTGGTGGATTCTTCCTTAAG ATTGCTCAACTTTTAGCAAAACCTGACATGGCTCCAGCTGCGTGGGTGAGAAAGCTTGTCACATTGTGTGATCAAGCTCCCGCGACGCCATTCGATGCGGTTCAACGTGTTCTGGAGAAGGAGTTAGGCCAAACCATTGATGAAATCTTCGAAACGTTTGATGAAAAGCCTCTTGGCTCCGCTTCTATTGCTCAG AAAGCAAGAGTCAAGGGTAACAAGATGGATGTTGTTGTAAAG GTTCAACATCCTGGCATCGAGAGGTTGATGATGACAGATATAAGAAACTTGCAACTATTCGCCTTATACGTGCAGAGAACTGATATCAAATTTGACCTGTACTCTATAACAAAGGAAATGGAGACACAG ATTGGTTATGAATTTGACTTCAAAAGAGAGGCTAATGCAATGGAAAGAATTCGACATTTTCTATATGAGAACAACAAGAAGTCTCCTGTTATAGTTCCAAGGGTTCTGCGAGATACAGTGACTAA GAAGGTTCTGGTGATGGAATACATTAATGGGATTCCGATCCTGAGCCTTGGAGATGAGATGGCTAGAAGAGGGATAAATCCTCATGGTAAGGTTGCAGAGGCAGCAAAGCA GAATATACTTAACAGTTTATCCCGTGCATATGGCCAAATGATACTGAAAAGTGGTTTCTTTCATGCCGATCCACATCCTGGAAACATCTTGATTTGTAATGGTCCAGAG GTTGCACTGCTAGACTATGGGCAAGTGAAGGAACTCCCTGACAACTTGAGACTTGGTTATGCGAATTTGGTCATTGACATTGCTGATAACAATGCTTCACGAGTAGCACAGAGCTTTAG GGAACTTGGTTTGCATACGGTAGCCAAGTGTGAGAACGAGCAGCAAGAACTTCTACGTTTAGCACAAACACTTTTTGATACAAAGATGCCAGCTGGTCAGACAGTATTGCAACCTTTCGCAGATGACTCCTCGATTAAAAAGATAGCTGTTGAG GCATTTCCGGAGGAACTGTTCTCTGTTCTACGTACTGTAGTACTGTTAAGAGGACTCAGTGTTGGGATGGGAGTTAACTATTCTTGTGCAGAACAGTGGAGATCGATGGCTGAAGAAGCTTTACTTGCATCTGGAAGATTGACAAGAG ATGTAAAAGGAACATCTCGGAGACGGGCCTCTCTTCGAAGCCTGCGTGCAGGACGCTAG
- the LOC106411453 gene encoding uncharacterized protein slr0889-like isoform X1, translating to MNGFDFKEIQEKISDSFRPWQRSFQFWVRATNIYTGYKVCNLRVSLFKDAKKQEQMWESQHEQAADKIYFMCSDLGGFFLKIAQLLAKPDMAPAAWVRKLVTLCDQAPATPFDAVQRVLEKELGQTIDEIFETFDEKPLGSASIAQVHKARVKGNKMDVVVKVQHPGIERLMMTDIRNLQLFALYVQRTDIKFDLYSITKEMETQIGYEFDFKREANAMERIRHFLYENNKKSPVIVPRVLRDTVTKKVLVMEYINGIPILSLGDEMARRGINPHGKVAEAAKQNILNSLSRAYGQMILKSGFFHADPHPGNILICNGPEVALLDYGQVKELPDNLRLGYANLVIDIADNNASRVAQSFRELGLHTVAKCENEQQELLRLAQTLFDTKMPAGQTVLQPFADDSSIKKIAVEAFPEELFSVLRTVVLLRGLSVGMGVNYSCAEQWRSMAEEALLASGRLTRDVKGTSRRRASLRSLRAGR from the exons ATGAATGGGTTCGATTTCAAAGAGATTCAGGAGAAGATCTCCGACAGCTTTCGTCCATGGCAACGATCCTTTCAATTCTGGGTTCGAGCTACCAATATCTACACTGGTTACAAG GTGTGCAACCTTCGAGTGAGTTTGTTTAAAGATGCGAAGAAACAGGAGCAAATGTGGGAGAGCCAACACGAGCAAGCTGCTGACAAAATCTACTTTATGTGTTCTGATCTTGGTGGATTCTTCCTTAAG ATTGCTCAACTTTTAGCAAAACCTGACATGGCTCCAGCTGCGTGGGTGAGAAAGCTTGTCACATTGTGTGATCAAGCTCCCGCGACGCCATTCGATGCGGTTCAACGTGTTCTGGAGAAGGAGTTAGGCCAAACCATTGATGAAATCTTCGAAACGTTTGATGAAAAGCCTCTTGGCTCCGCTTCTATTGCTCAG GTTCACAAAGCAAGAGTCAAGGGTAACAAGATGGATGTTGTTGTAAAG GTTCAACATCCTGGCATCGAGAGGTTGATGATGACAGATATAAGAAACTTGCAACTATTCGCCTTATACGTGCAGAGAACTGATATCAAATTTGACCTGTACTCTATAACAAAGGAAATGGAGACACAG ATTGGTTATGAATTTGACTTCAAAAGAGAGGCTAATGCAATGGAAAGAATTCGACATTTTCTATATGAGAACAACAAGAAGTCTCCTGTTATAGTTCCAAGGGTTCTGCGAGATACAGTGACTAA GAAGGTTCTGGTGATGGAATACATTAATGGGATTCCGATCCTGAGCCTTGGAGATGAGATGGCTAGAAGAGGGATAAATCCTCATGGTAAGGTTGCAGAGGCAGCAAAGCA GAATATACTTAACAGTTTATCCCGTGCATATGGCCAAATGATACTGAAAAGTGGTTTCTTTCATGCCGATCCACATCCTGGAAACATCTTGATTTGTAATGGTCCAGAG GTTGCACTGCTAGACTATGGGCAAGTGAAGGAACTCCCTGACAACTTGAGACTTGGTTATGCGAATTTGGTCATTGACATTGCTGATAACAATGCTTCACGAGTAGCACAGAGCTTTAG GGAACTTGGTTTGCATACGGTAGCCAAGTGTGAGAACGAGCAGCAAGAACTTCTACGTTTAGCACAAACACTTTTTGATACAAAGATGCCAGCTGGTCAGACAGTATTGCAACCTTTCGCAGATGACTCCTCGATTAAAAAGATAGCTGTTGAG GCATTTCCGGAGGAACTGTTCTCTGTTCTACGTACTGTAGTACTGTTAAGAGGACTCAGTGTTGGGATGGGAGTTAACTATTCTTGTGCAGAACAGTGGAGATCGATGGCTGAAGAAGCTTTACTTGCATCTGGAAGATTGACAAGAG ATGTAAAAGGAACATCTCGGAGACGGGCCTCTCTTCGAAGCCTGCGTGCAGGACGCTAG
- the LOC106411455 gene encoding multiple RNA-binding domain-containing protein 1, with the protein MRFSDGRSRQFAFIGFRKEEEAQEAITYLNKTYIDTLRISVEVANPPSSFDSLEKEGKFNENGDKTSDANYAQGTIKIKKKAEGDDPRLQELLEDKRKFWSNDMFIPRKEKISPVIAIGAMRNKAKTLLLLVMIALFFYKTLPWAVRQNKYTMTEAN; encoded by the exons ATGCGTTTTAG TGATGGCAGAAGTAGGCAGTTTGCTTTTATTGGATTccgtaaagaagaagaagctcaagaGGCTATCACTTATTTAAACAAGACTTATATTGACACTTTGCGAATATCTGTTGAG GTTGCGAACCCTCCGAGTAGTTTTGATTCACTCGAGAAAGAAGGGAAATTTAATGAGAATGGTGATAAAACTTCTGATGCTAATTATGCTCAAGGAACCATAAAGATTAAGAAGAAAGCAGAGGGTGATGATCCTCGGCTCCAAGAATTGCTTGAGGATAAGCGGAAATTCTGGTCAAATGACATGTTTATTCCTCGCAAAGAGAAGATCTCGCCAGTAATTGCCATTGGTGCTATGCGTAACAAAGCTAAAACATTGTTGCTCTTGGTGATGATAGCCCTGTTCTTTTATAAGACGTTGCCATGGGCGGTGCGTCAAAATAAATACACAATGACGGAGGCAAACTGA